The nucleotide window GGCGCCGTCGGCTATATGCGCTTCGACGGCGACATGGACGTGTGCATCGCCATCCGTACGATCATGAAAAAAGCGGGCGTGCTCTACCTGCAGGCCGGCGCGGGCATCGTCGCCGACTCGGTTCCCGAACATGAATATCAGGAGACCTTGAACAAAGCCCAAGGCCTGTTGAAGGCGCTCGAACTGGCCAATGGAGGACTGTGATGGTTTGGGTTATCGACAATTACGATTCGTTTACCTACAATTTGGTGCAGTACGTGGGCGAATTGGGCTATCCGGTGCACGTGGTGCGCAACGACGGCCTGACGCCGGAGGACTTGCCCAACCTCGCTCCCGAGGCGCTGATCCTCTCGCCGGGACCGGGGCGACCGGAGGACGCCGGCATCACGCCGGCGGCAATTGCATATTTCAAAGACAAATGCCCCATTTTAGGCGTCTGCCTCGGCCATCAGGCGATCGGGTGCGTTTTCGGCGCGCGCGTCGTCGCCGCTCCCGAGCCGGTGCACGGCAAGGACACCTTGGTTTATCACGACGGCCGCACATTGTATCGTGAGGTTCCGAATCCCTTTCGCGCGGGACGCTATCACTCGCTGATCGTGGCGCGCGAGGGGCTGCCGGACTGCCTGACGATCAGCGCCGAAACCGCCGACGGCCTGATCATGGGGTTGCGCCATAAAGATTATCCCATCGAAGGGGTGCAATTTCATCCCGAATCGGTTTTGACCGAGCAGGGGAAACGCTTGATCGAAAATTTTCTCAGGAGGACAATATGATTCGTGAGACGCTCGAATATTTGAGTCAAGGCCTGGACATGACCGAAGACCATGCCTTTCGGTTGATGAACCGCATTATGGACGGCGAGTGCACGCCGGCGCAGATCGCCGGGCTGCTCATTGCGCTCAAGATGAAGGGCGAAACGGTGAGCGAACTGACCGGTTTCG belongs to candidate division KSB1 bacterium and includes:
- a CDS encoding aminodeoxychorismate/anthranilate synthase component II, with translation MMVWVIDNYDSFTYNLVQYVGELGYPVHVVRNDGLTPEDLPNLAPEALILSPGPGRPEDAGITPAAIAYFKDKCPILGVCLGHQAIGCVFGARVVAAPEPVHGKDTLVYHDGRTLYREVPNPFRAGRYHSLIVAREGLPDCLTISAETADGLIMGLRHKDYPIEGVQFHPESVLTEQGKRLIENFLRRTI